Below is a genomic region from Pirellulales bacterium.
CGCCGACTTCCCATCCGAGTTAGATGCGCCAAATTATGCATATGCCGATGGCGGGGGTAACTATGACGACGGCGGACAGGAGCAGGATATACTAGCGAACGATGTCCTGAGCCACGCGCGATACAATGTAGTAGCAACGCCTGGGTATTTTTCCGCGCAAGCCTCCGGTGCTGCCGGAGAAGGGGACGCGCGCGGCATTTCCTCCTTCAATTCGGCAGTGACGGGCCAGGCGGCACAACCCGGTATCGGTGCCTCTGGAATAACAAGTTTCAACTCCGTCGCCGACGCGAACGCGTCCCCCACCGGCGGTCCGGGAGGGTGGATCGAACATTCAGGGTCCCTTTACAGCGCCGATCCAACCGATCCAGGTACGGTCGCGCCGCACGTTTGGACCGTTTCCGGTAACGGGGCTGCGGTGAACGGGGACAGCATTTCCGAGGTTACACTTGCGGGACAATTTACTTTCAACGACGGAGAATCGGAAAATGGCGCCGTTGTCCCTACGGGCACTGCCGACGCAAAACTTGGGATGGCTTTTACAGTCGCAACAAGCGATGGTGAAAACCTACTAAACTTTAACGGCGGTGGAGAGACTTACGACGGCACTCGCAACGGCGGCGTCGCAGCGCAAGTTGTGACGAACGGCACGTCCAAGTATTATGCGTCCGCTGGTAACGACGGGTCCATGACTGTTAGCTTCGTGTGGACAGTTCCCGTCGGCACAACAATCAGCGTAAAGTACGATGAGGGTCTGCACACTTTGCTGGATACCGGAGCAAGCCCAACGTACCCGGCGACGCAAGATGCAATGGTCTCTCAAGTCCTTTACGATTTTGACATGCGGATCGTTTCCTGGTCGTCGTAGCGTCTAAACTGCCGTTGTTGCGTTCGATTCAATCGAACAAGTGATCTGCCGAAGGATCGAATCCATGTCACTCCGTCGCCTCAACAACCGTGACCGGGGCGATTTTTTCCAGGCCTTCTTTTAGCTTCTCGGCGCTGCCAACGACGACTACTACCATTCGCTCCGGGTGGACCACTCCGTCGATCAGCTTGACGCAGTCGGGCTCGCTGGCCGTGGCTACGGTGCGCAGCTCCTGCTCGAAGTAGGTGGGGGGCAGTTTGTTGGTTTCCAACAGCCACAGCTCGCCGGCCATCTGGAAGGGGGTTTCGCGGTCCATCGGAAAGTTGCCCACCAGGTAGGCCTTGGTCTTGCGCAGCTCGTCGGCCGTGGGGGGCTCGCTCTTCAAGCGGCGGATCTCGTCAAATACGGCCGCCAGGGCATCGGCTGTCGATTCGGTCTTGCTGAACGTGGTGACCGTGAAATCTCCGGCGAACCGCTGGGCGTGGAAGCCGCCGTTGGCGCCGTAGGTCAGCCCGCGCTTGACGCGGATGGTCTCGTTCAGCCGGCTGGAAAACGCGCCGCCGAAATAACCGTCGATCACGCGGCTGGCCGCATAGCGCGGATCGTGCCGCGTGATGCCGAGCTGGCCGACCTGGATCTGGCTTTGTGTCAACGCGTCGCGGTCGACCAGAAAGATGCGCGTGGCGCTGGCCGCCGGGGGCTCTGCCACCTTAACGTCGGGCTTCTCTCCCTCGGCGTTCCAGTCGCCGAAGATCTTCTTGGCCAGGGACAGCCCACGCGCGTCGTCGATATCTCCGGCCAGGATCAGCACGGCCATATCGGGGCGGGCGAACTTATTCCACCAGGCCGGCAGATCATCGAGCTTCAGTGCTTCGACGTTCGAAACCTCGCCCGTGGCGGTGCGGGCGTAGGGATGTTCTCCGTACAATTTGCGGCGCAGCTCGCGGCGGGCGACATAAGCCGGCTCGCGCGAAGAAACTTTCAGACTGGTCAGCGTCTGGTCGCGGTTGTTGTCGAACTCGTCGGCCGGGAATGTCGGCTCGCGCACCGCTTCACCGAGCAGCCCTAGGGTCCGTTCCAGCTCTTCGGTCAGACAGCTGGCAGAGACTCGTGCCGAGTCCATGCTGGCGGTGCCCGCCAGGTTGATGGCGTAGGTGCCCAGTTCGTCGGCCAGTTGTTCTTCGTTGTGCTGCTTGGTTCCCTTGGTGAGCATGTCGAGCGTCATCGAGGCGGTGCCGGGCTTTTCGTCGGTCCAACCGCCGGCCAGCAGGCCCAACGTGGCGCTGACAAACGGCACTTCGTGGTTCGGAACGATCATCACCTTCAGGCCGTTATCGAGCGTGTGCGTGCTGTACACCAGCGGCGGCGGCGCGACATCGAGCGGAGCCGCTAGCGGTGGCGCCGGGAAATATCCTTGCGGCCGCGTTACGCCAGGCCGGCCCGGGCGCGGGGACTGATCCTCGGGCGTGGCTGTGATGGGGGCGTCTTCTTCGGCGTTTTTCTTGGCCGTTGCGCGGGCGCTGGCTGGGATTTTTACGTTGATCTGTCGCTCGGGGATCAAGTACGTGCGGGCCACGCGCTGCAGATCCTCGACCGTGACGCGGCGGATATCGTTCAGCGCGTCATTGGCGCGGGCCGGGTTTCCTTCGAGTACCGCGGCAGCCCCCAGGGCCGAGGCCTTTCCTTCGACGGTCAGCGTCTGCATCACCTCGGCGCGCAGCGATTGATTACGAGCCTTCAACAGCTCGTGCTCGCTGATCGGGCCGGTGCGCAGCTTTTCGATCTGCTCTTCCAGCGCCTGCATAGCGGCCTCGGGCTTGGCGCCGAACGGAGGGATGATGGCGCCGGCAAAAAACAGCCCTTCCTGCTCGAGCGCTTGCGAAATATCGATCGCCTGCACGGCTACTTTCTTTTCCGCCACCAGCGAGCGATACAGCCGGCTGCTGTCGTCGCCGACCAGAACCTTGGTCAGCAGGGCCAACGGCACGTGGTCCGGGTGCGAAATGGGTACGGTGCGAAACAGCACGCCGACGATCGGCGCGGGGGCATTGTCTTCGGTGATCGTCACGGTGCGCCCGGCGGCGGGCCAGGGTTCTTCGATAGCGACTCGCGGTAGATCATGCCCGCGCGGGATCCAGCTGAAATGCCGTTTGGCCAGCTGTTGCGCCTCGGCATGCTTGACCGCCCCGGCGACGATCAGCGTGGCGTTGTTGGGCACATAGTAGCGCATCCAGAAATCGCGCAGCTCCTGCACAGCCGCGGAACGCAAATGCGGAATCTTGCCGATCGGCGTCCAGCGATAAGGATGCTGCTGAAAAACCTCGGCCATGACTTTTTCCATGACCGTGCCGAACGGGCTGTTGAGTCCCATGCGGCGTTCTTCTTCGACCACCTTGCGCTCTGTGTCGAACGAGTTCTGATCGATTTTCAGAGCCGACATGCGATCGGCCTCGAGCCACAGCGCCAGCTCCAACTGATGGGCGGCCAACGTCTCGTGATAGACTGTTTGATCGAAAGACGTATAGGCGTTGCAATCGCCGCCGGCCTGGCGCACCAGGTCCATGTGGTCGGTCGGACCGAGCCGCTCGGTACCGCGGAACATCATGTGCTCGAACATGTGCGCAAAGCCCTGCCGCTCGGGATTCTCGTCCTTCGAGCCGACGTGATACCAGACTTGCACATTGACGATCGGGCAGGAAAAGTCTTCCAGCGTGATGACCTTCAGGCCGTTGTCGAGAGTGATCTCGCGATAGTCGAACAGCTTGCCTTCGCTGGCTGGCGCCTTCTCAGCCGGCGCTGCCTCGGCAGGCTTGGCCGCGGGGGCTGCGGCGCGTGCCGGACCGCTGTGCGTCAGCACAGTCAGCGCGAAAAGGGTCATCAACAGAGAGAATCTCTGGGGTGCGTATCGCATCATGGTTTCCAGGTGTGTGATCGGTGAACGGCACCACTCACAATCGAGAGCGAGCGGTCGGTAAATTGTCAGTCAGCAGGCGCGACCCGCAAATTCATTGGCATGTCTGGGATCGCGCGGCTTAATTTGCACAGTCGCGTTGCGCCGTAGTCTAGCGGGCCTGGCGCTGAGACTCAAAGGCCGATGTGCTGTAAACCGGTGAAGTGGAAGGCCAGATAGTCGAGTTCTTGCCCCGCGCGCCGTGGGCAGCGTCGCGCAACAAAAACCGGGTGTCCCGTGCAGCTTTGCGCGGGCACCCGGTTCTATTACGTCACGACGGTTGTCGAGGATCGCCCTTTGCAGAGCGGTAGAGCGTCGACTTATTCGGCGGCGGCCTGCTGCCCGGCCTGCGGCTTGGGCGCCGCCATGGCCTGCGATAATGCCGACAGCAGTTGCACCGCCGGCTGCGGGAAGGCAGCCGGGTCGGTGCTCCAGAAGTTGATCGTGGCACGCTTGCCCGAGAGCGTTACCGGCACGTGCAAGCTGGACTTGGCCCCACGTGCGGCCATCTTCTCGAAGAGCGCACCTTTGACTTTCGACAGGTCGGTGATGGCCACCGGCTTGTCCCCTTGGGCGTAATCTGCCAAGGGCTCGCCGGCGACGTCGACCGTGGGGAGCACGCTGCGGATGGTGTCAGGCGGCGGGGCTGCCTTACCGTCTTGTTCGCGGAGTTGGCCTTGGAACGGTCCAAACTTTTGCACCAGCTTGCCGTCGTCGATCGCCGTCATGCACACCCGGTCGACCTGTGGCACAGTGACCGGCAAGATAAAGCCGAAGCGTCCGAACCATTGGGCGTCTGTCAACGCCATGTGCGTGGCGGCCTTCAGGTTGTCGTCAGGATCGCCTCCCGTGGCTTTCATGACGATCAAGAACTGCTCGACGCGCGACGGCTCGCGTACGTTCTCTTGCTGGCCCAGCGGCTTCGTCAGATCTTGATGCGGATCGGCAACCTCGAAGAAGCCAATCATCATCTCTTCGAAGGTCTGGTCACCGAAACCGACTGTGGCCTTCGAGTCCGGATTGTTCAGGTTGTGGTCCGAATTGTCGAACTCGGCCACGCAGTCCATGCGGGTGCCGGTGGGCAGCAGCTTTGGCTCGGCCAAGCGGTAATTGGTCTGCCAGCCGAAATCGTATTGCGGCACCGAGAGGATCGTTTCGTTCTTGCCATCCGGATAAGTCACGTCGTAGCGAAACGCCTTGCCGCGCAGGTGCATGTGCGGCATCAGCGTCAGCAGCGTCGTGTCTTTCTTGAAGATGTAGCGCGACTTGACTCCAAAATCATCGGCGCCGGGTGGAATCTGAAACACGAAGTTCACGGCGCTCGTGACCACGACTTCTTGCTTCACAGTCTTGGGGTCGGCAAACTTGATACCCAGATAGCTGCGGTCCTGCTGCGTCGTACCATTGGGCGTATAGTGCATTTGGAAGACGAGCTTTGATCCGGCAGCCACCTTGCGCGCCATACCGGTTGGCAGCGGCTCGGGCCGCAACCCGGGGGCGAAAGCCGCCACAAAGTCGTTGCCCGTGCCAAGGCCGCCCGGGCCTCGCCCATCGGGCGCGATCGCGAAGATCAGGATGTGATGCACGATCGCCGGGTTGCCCGGCCGCGGCTCAATGGCGCTGATCCATTTATCCTCGGTCCAGCCCGGATCGACTGAGAACATTTGATATTCAACAACGCCGGTAGCCGGCGCATCGTAGGGCTTGTCGGCCATGTAGACGACTTCATCCGGCTCGGGGATCATCCAGCCGTCGGCAAACTTCGGCGGCTTGGACAGGTCTTTGGGATTGCCTTCGGGCGCGCCGGCGGCGACCCAGCGTGCGATCGTCGCCTTGTCGCTGTCGCTCAACCGCGCATCGTTCTTGAAATGGCCGAAATGCGGATCGGCATGCCATGGGGGCATGCGTCCAGTGCCAACCACTTCTTCGATCATGCTGGCCCAACCGGCGGCGTCTTCGTAACTGGTGAGCGTAAAGGGAGCGATCTGTCCCTGACGATGGCAGAAGACGCAGTTGTCGTTGAGGATCCGCGCCACCTGGTTCGAATAGGTGACGTCGCTGTGGGCCGCGGGCTTGCGATCGCGGCCGATCAAGCAGCCGCTGACCTCGGTCGTGGGCCGGCTGACCGTTTTGCCAGCCAGCACTTCGTCGAGCGCCGTGGCCAGGTCGCGACGCGTCGGTTCTTTGCGTTGATAGCCGGCGTCCTTCACCAGTCCGTATTGATCGTCAATCCGGCCGCGGTAGCGCACTATGCGCGAGGCATCCAGCACCACGATTTCGGGCGTGCGCGTGGCGCCGACCTGATCGGCCACCACCTGGTTCAGATCCTTGAGGATCGGGAACTCCAGGCCGTGTTGGCGGGCATAGGCCGCTATCTCGGTCGCCGCGTCCTGACGATTGGAGTCAATGCCCACGAACACGACGCCCCGCGACTGATAGTCGTTGGCCAGTTGGGCCAAGCGCGGCGCGTAGAGC
It encodes:
- a CDS encoding pitrilysin family protein, producing the protein MRYAPQRFSLLMTLFALTVLTHSGPARAAAPAAKPAEAAPAEKAPASEGKLFDYREITLDNGLKVITLEDFSCPIVNVQVWYHVGSKDENPERQGFAHMFEHMMFRGTERLGPTDHMDLVRQAGGDCNAYTSFDQTVYHETLAAHQLELALWLEADRMSALKIDQNSFDTERKVVEEERRMGLNSPFGTVMEKVMAEVFQQHPYRWTPIGKIPHLRSAAVQELRDFWMRYYVPNNATLIVAGAVKHAEAQQLAKRHFSWIPRGHDLPRVAIEEPWPAAGRTVTITEDNAPAPIVGVLFRTVPISHPDHVPLALLTKVLVGDDSSRLYRSLVAEKKVAVQAIDISQALEQEGLFFAGAIIPPFGAKPEAAMQALEEQIEKLRTGPISEHELLKARNQSLRAEVMQTLTVEGKASALGAAAVLEGNPARANDALNDIRRVTVEDLQRVARTYLIPERQINVKIPASARATAKKNAEEDAPITATPEDQSPRPGRPGVTRPQGYFPAPPLAAPLDVAPPPLVYSTHTLDNGLKVMIVPNHEVPFVSATLGLLAGGWTDEKPGTASMTLDMLTKGTKQHNEEQLADELGTYAINLAGTASMDSARVSASCLTEELERTLGLLGEAVREPTFPADEFDNNRDQTLTSLKVSSREPAYVARRELRRKLYGEHPYARTATGEVSNVEALKLDDLPAWWNKFARPDMAVLILAGDIDDARGLSLAKKIFGDWNAEGEKPDVKVAEPPAASATRIFLVDRDALTQSQIQVGQLGITRHDPRYAASRVIDGYFGGAFSSRLNETIRVKRGLTYGANGGFHAQRFAGDFTVTTFSKTESTADALAAVFDEIRRLKSEPPTADELRKTKAYLVGNFPMDRETPFQMAGELWLLETNKLPPTYFEQELRTVATASEPDCVKLIDGVVHPERMVVVVVGSAEKLKEGLEKIAPVTVVEATE
- a CDS encoding redoxin domain-containing protein; this translates as MRHSWHSLALVVLALPSIATAAPPNAAPTKVASFTLKDYHGQPFELDKAANGKVVVLAFLGTECPLAKLYAPRLAQLANDYQSRGVVFVGIDSNRQDAATEIAAYARQHGLEFPILKDLNQVVADQVGATRTPEIVVLDASRIVRYRGRIDDQYGLVKDAGYQRKEPTRRDLATALDEVLAGKTVSRPTTEVSGCLIGRDRKPAAHSDVTYSNQVARILNDNCVFCHRQGQIAPFTLTSYEDAAGWASMIEEVVGTGRMPPWHADPHFGHFKNDARLSDSDKATIARWVAAGAPEGNPKDLSKPPKFADGWMIPEPDEVVYMADKPYDAPATGVVEYQMFSVDPGWTEDKWISAIEPRPGNPAIVHHILIFAIAPDGRGPGGLGTGNDFVAAFAPGLRPEPLPTGMARKVAAGSKLVFQMHYTPNGTTQQDRSYLGIKFADPKTVKQEVVVTSAVNFVFQIPPGADDFGVKSRYIFKKDTTLLTLMPHMHLRGKAFRYDVTYPDGKNETILSVPQYDFGWQTNYRLAEPKLLPTGTRMDCVAEFDNSDHNLNNPDSKATVGFGDQTFEEMMIGFFEVADPHQDLTKPLGQQENVREPSRVEQFLIVMKATGGDPDDNLKAATHMALTDAQWFGRFGFILPVTVPQVDRVCMTAIDDGKLVQKFGPFQGQLREQDGKAAPPPDTIRSVLPTVDVAGEPLADYAQGDKPVAITDLSKVKGALFEKMAARGAKSSLHVPVTLSGKRATINFWSTDPAAFPQPAVQLLSALSQAMAAPKPQAGQQAAAE